The following are encoded together in the Streptomyces sp. NBC_00358 genome:
- a CDS encoding cyclopropane-fatty-acyl-phospholipid synthase family protein has translation MQDAAPRLKSLVEQLLGAPLPLRIRAWDGSEAGPPGAPALVVRNRRAVRRLLWKPGELGLARAWVSGDLGVEGDLYSALNLISGLVWERGEDARGLVEALRDPEVRAAVRGLVKLAGPPLPPAPPVEEVRRRRHLHTKRSDRRAISHHYDVGNDFYEIVLGPSMVYSCAYWEEGGTLEEAQRDKLELVAGKLDLKPGRRLLDVGCGWGSMAIHAARDHGATVVGVTLSQEQAAYARKRVADEGLTDRVEIRVQDYRDVADGPYDAISSIGMAEHVGAERYLEYAEVLNRLLRPGGRLLNHQIARRPQRDESTYSVDEFIDAYVFPDGELAPLGTTVAQLERAGFEVRDVEVIREHYALTLRRWVANLEAGWSRAVRLTSPGRARVWRLYMAASAVAFERNQIGVNQVLAVKTPDATGTSGMPLRARTWN, from the coding sequence ATGCAGGACGCCGCGCCGCGGCTGAAGAGCCTTGTCGAACAATTGCTGGGAGCCCCGCTCCCGTTGCGCATCCGCGCCTGGGACGGTTCGGAAGCAGGTCCGCCCGGCGCTCCGGCGCTCGTGGTCCGCAACCGGCGGGCGGTGCGCCGCCTGCTCTGGAAACCGGGCGAGTTGGGTCTCGCCCGCGCCTGGGTCTCCGGCGACCTGGGCGTCGAGGGGGACCTGTACAGCGCCCTGAACCTGATCTCCGGGCTCGTCTGGGAGCGCGGCGAGGACGCGCGCGGGCTCGTGGAGGCGCTGCGCGACCCCGAGGTACGCGCGGCGGTGCGCGGGCTGGTGAAGCTGGCCGGGCCGCCGCTGCCGCCGGCCCCGCCGGTCGAGGAGGTGCGCAGGCGCCGCCACCTGCACACCAAGCGCAGCGACCGACGAGCCATCAGCCACCACTACGACGTCGGCAACGACTTCTACGAGATCGTCCTCGGCCCCTCCATGGTCTACTCGTGCGCCTACTGGGAAGAGGGCGGCACCCTGGAGGAGGCCCAGCGCGACAAGCTCGAACTCGTCGCCGGGAAACTGGACCTGAAGCCCGGTCGGCGGCTCCTCGACGTCGGCTGCGGCTGGGGTTCGATGGCCATCCACGCAGCCCGCGACCACGGTGCGACCGTGGTCGGGGTGACGCTGTCGCAGGAACAGGCCGCGTACGCCCGTAAGCGGGTCGCGGACGAGGGTCTGACCGACAGGGTGGAGATCCGGGTGCAGGACTACCGGGACGTCGCCGACGGGCCCTACGACGCGATCTCCTCCATCGGGATGGCCGAACACGTCGGCGCCGAGCGCTACCTGGAGTACGCCGAGGTGCTGAATCGTCTCCTCAGGCCCGGCGGACGGCTCCTCAACCACCAGATCGCCCGACGGCCGCAGCGCGACGAATCGACGTACTCCGTCGACGAGTTCATCGACGCCTACGTCTTCCCCGACGGTGAGCTCGCGCCCCTCGGGACGACCGTGGCACAGCTCGAACGGGCCGGGTTCGAGGTGCGCGACGTCGAGGTCATCCGCGAGCACTACGCGCTCACCCTGCGCCGCTGGGTCGCCAACCTGGAGGCCGGGTGGTCCCGCGCCGTCCGGCTCACCAGCCCCGGCCGGGCCCGCGTGTGGCGCCTGTACATGGCCGCCAGCGCGGTCGCCTTCGAACGCAACCAGATCGGCGTCAACCAGGTCCTGGCGGTGAAGACCCCGGACGCCACCGGCACGTCCGGGATGCCGCTACGGGCGAGAACCTGGAACTGA